Part of the Desulfohalovibrio reitneri genome is shown below.
AAAGAGGAGCAGGTCCTCGCGCAGGTAGCCGAACTCCTCGGCCAGCGGCTCCTTGACCTTGATGACCATGTCCGCTTCCCAGGCCTCGTCCCGGCCCACCATGGTGGCCCCGGCATCGACGTACTCCTGGTCGGGCATGCCCGAGCCCACGCCGGCGTCCTTCTCAACCAGCACGGTGTGGCCGCGCCGGGTGAGGGCCTCCACGCCGCCGGGGGTCATGGCCACCCGGTTTTCCCACGCCTTTATCTCTCTGGGGATGCCAACGATCACTAGCTATGCTCCTGGTTGCAAGAATGTGAATCGCCAAGATCAAGTAGCAGGGGGATGGGGGGTGGTCAACGCGCCAGCAGCACCGTCACGGCCGCGCCGTCGGCCGAGACCACCCGCACCGCGTGGTTGTCCGTGTCCGCCAGCAACCAGCCGTTCGGGGCCGGAGCCAGCCCGCGCGGCCCCTGAAAGCGCGGTTTGGGGCCGTCCACCACGCCGCGCCCGGTGCCCGCCAGCCGTCTCGACTCATCCACCACGAACACGGCGTGCCCGCAGGGATCGGCCGCGGCCAGCTGGTCTCCGCTCCAGGCCGGGGCCAGCAGGCAGCGCGCGCCGAAGGATTCCGGGGCGGGGACGGTCTCGGTGAAGCCCCGGCCGTCCTCGTCCACCCGCAGGCCGCCGGTGACGGCATCCGCCACCCACACCCGCTGCCCGTCCGTGGCCAGCCCGCCGCACTCCTCCGGCGCGCCGACCAGCCGCTCCACCACTTCGCCGGTCTCCGGGTCCAGGCCGACCACGCCGCCGGTTCCCAGGGCCACCCAGGGCCGCCCGCGCGCGAAGGCCACGCCGCAGGGCCAGTCCAGCCCCTCGGCCAGCACCCGCCCCTCGCCGGTGAGAACGTCCAGCTCCAGCACCCGGCCCGCGCCGCTCTCGGCCACCAGGGCCAGGCTCTCCCCGCCGCCGGGAGCCAGGGCGCAAGGCCGATCCAGCCCCTCCACCTTGGCCCGGGGCAGGGCCATGGGCTTGTCCTCCTGGGGCTCGGCCAGCAGCAGGGAATCCGGCTGGCAGACCGCCAGCCGCCCGGCCAGCCCCAGCACGGCCAGGGGAAAGCGCACCGTCTCCGGGTCGAAGGGCTCCTCCTCCGGGCGCACGGGCGGCCGGCCGGCCGGTTCCAGCCGCTCCAGTTCGGCGGCCAGCCGGGCCGGTGCGTCCGCACCCTCGGCGCGGTCGGCCACGGTGCCGTCCGGGCCCAGCAGCGCGGCGGCCGGGGCCGGGGGCAGGCGCAGGGAGCCGGACAGGCTTCCGTCCGGGTCGTGCAGCACGGGCACCCCCACCCCCTCGCGCAGCACCGCCTTGCGCGCGGCCTGCACGTCCTGCCCGAAGCGGGGCCGGTGCACGGCCGCCACGGCGTGGTGGCGGGCGTACTCCTCCGCCCGGCGCAGCATGGCCAGGCAGGCCGGGGAGTCGAAATCCACCGCCAGGACGAGCACGGTGGAGGGGATGTCCGGCGAGCGGCCGCCGGTGTTCAGCCAACTGGATGGGGAGGCGTCGGAAAACAGCATGGCCCGGGTGTACCCCGCCGGGCGGCGGGGGGCAACGGCCCGTGGCGGGCAAAAGCCCGGATTCACTCCGCCTGGAAAAAGAGGTGGTATGGGTTGAGGGCGAAGGTGCCGCTTCGCACCCGCTGGTAGCGGGCGGCCCACGCTCATAGGACGGCCCGGGCGGGATGGCAAGCCGCTCCGGAGCCAAGTGTAGTGCGAAAATGGAAAGATAAAAAAAGCGGGGCCGCCTTACTACCAAGGCGGCCCCGCGAAATGCTTGGTGGGCCGTGTTGGGATCGAACCAACGACTCTCTGCTTAAAAGGCAGATACTCTACCGGCTGAGTTAACGGCCCGTCGGGAAGGGGGTCTTATCTAGCCATGTGGCGGCCTGGTGTCAACAGCCGTGTGGATTCGGCTATCCTTCGGGGTCGATGGAGGCGCGGCCGCCCAAGTAGGGACGCAGGGCCTGGGGGATGTCCACCCCGCCGTCCGCCCGCTGGTGGTTTTCCAGAATAGCCACCATGGTGCGGCCCACTGCCAGGCCGGAGCCGTTGAGGGTATGGGCCAGGCGGCTCTTCTTCTCGCCCTTGATCTTGCACCGGATGCCCGCCCGGCGGGCCTGGAAGTCCTCGAAGTTGGAGCAGGAGGAAATCTCGCGGTAGGCGTTCTGTCCCGGCAGCCAGACCTCCAGGTCGTACGTCTTGGCCGCGGAGAAGCCCAGGTCGCCCGCGCACAGGGTGGCCACCCGGTAGGGCAGCTCCAGCTCCTTGAGGATGGCCTCGGCGTGGCCGGTCAGCTCCTCCAGCCGGTCGTACGACTCGTCCGGGTGGACGAAGCGCACCAGCTCCACCTTGTTGAACTGGTGCATGCGGATAAGGCCCCGGGTGTCCTTGCCGTAGGACCCCGCCTCGGAGCGGAAGCAGGACGTGTAGGCGCAGTAGTCCAGGGGCAGGGAGGACCCGTCCAGGGTCTCGCCCGCGTGCAGGTTGGTCACCGGCACCTCGGCCGTGGGGATGAGCCAGTAGTCGGTCTCCCGCAGCTTGAAGAGGTCCTCCTCGAACTTGGGGAGCTGGCCCGTGCCGGTCATGGCCGCGGAGTTGACGATGACCGGGGGCATGACCTCGGTGTACCCGGCGGCTGTCTGCCTATCCAGCATGAAGGCCGCCAGGGCCCGCTCCAGGGCCGCGGCCCAGCCCTTGAGCACGCAGAAGCGCGAGCCCGCGATCTTGGCCGCCCGCTCGAAGTCGAAGCCGCCCAGGGCCAGCCCCAGGTCCACGTGGTCCCTGGGCTCGAAGTCGAACTCCGGCGGCTCGCCCCAGGTGCGCTCCACCCGGTTGTCGTCCTCGTCCTTCCCCTCGGGCACGCTCTCGTGCGGCACGTTGGGGATTTGCATGAGGATCTCGTGCACCCTGGAGTCGATCTCCTTGGCCTCGGCGTCAAGCCGCTTGATCTCGTCGGACAGCCCGCCCAGGGAATCCAGCAGCGGACCGGCGTCCTGACCTTCTTTCTTGGCCAGGCCCACCTTTTTGGAGGAGGCGTTGCGCTGTTGCTTGAGATCCTCCACCTCGCCGATGACCTCGCGGCGGCGGGCGTCCAGCTTCTCGTATTCGTCCAGGTCCAGGCGGGAGCCGCGCTTGGCCAGCGCCTCCCGCACCACATCCGGATTCTTGCGTACAAATCGAATGTCCAGCATATCTCGCTCCCGCCGCCCCCTCTACAGGAATCCGGGCCGGATGGCTACGGTCCCGCGCCGGGCCCCCGGCCCGCCTCTTTGGCGGCCCGGCCGCCGTGTGGTAGGCTTCATGTTTCAACACACGGAAAAATTCCCCCGAGGTCCCATAATGGAAGAGAACACCGCCCCGGAAACAGAACACCACGACACCGACCACAAGCTGCGGCTGCGCAACCTGACCATGGACGACTACGACCGCGTCCGCGAGGTCTCCGGCCGCGTCTACCGCATGGTGGACAAGCCCTACGCCCCGGAGGAGATCGCGGCCATGGTCCGCAAGTTCCCCGAAGGGCAGATCTGCATCGAGGACAAGGGGGAAGTGGTGGCCGTGGCCCTGACCATGATCGTGGACTTCTCGGTCATCGGCGAGGAACACACCTACTTCGACGTGGTGGGCCGCGACTGGGCCCTGAAACGCCACGACCCGGAAGGCGACTACCTCTACGGCATCGAAATCTTCGTGGACCCGGACTACCAGGGCATGCGCCTGGGCCGCCGCCTGTACGACGCGCGCAAGGAACTCTGCGAGAACATGAACCTCAAGGGCATCCTGCTCGGCGGCCGCATCCCTGGATACCGCAAGCACGCCGAGGACTTCACACCCCAGCAGTACATCCGCAAGGTCAAGAACCGCGAGCTGCACGACCCGGTCCTCTCCTTCCAGCTCTCCAACGACTTCCACATCCGCCGCGTGCTCAAGGGCTACTGGCCCGAGGACTCCCAGTCCCAGGGCTACGCCGTGTTGCTGGAGTGGGTGAACGTCTACTACGAGAAGAAGACCCGCCTCATCGGCGGCACCAAGTCCATCGCCCGCCTGGGCGTGGTGCAGTGGCAGATGCGCCGCTTCGAGCACTTCGACGACTTCATGCAGCAGGCCGAGTTCTTCATCGATACGGTCTCCGACTACGGCGGCGACATCATCCTCTTCCCCGAGCTCTTCAACGCCCCGCTCATCCACCAGTTCGACGACCGCCACCCGGTGGAGGCCATGCGCGCCCTGGCCGCCCACACCGAGCCCATGCGCGAGTCCATGCTGGAAATGGCCGTCTCCTACAATATCAACATCGTCACCGGCAGCGTGCCGGAACTCATCGACGGCCACCTCTACAACGTCTCCTACCTCTGCCGCCGCGACGGCACCTGGGACGCCCAGTACAAGCTCCACATCACCCCGGACGAGCTCCACTCCTGGGGCCTCACCGGCGGCGGACAACTCAAGGTCTTCGAGACGGACGTGGGCAAGGTGGGCATCAACATCTGCTTCGACGTGGAATTCCCCGAACTGGCCCGCCTGCAGGCCGCCCAGGGCATGCGCCTGCTGCTGGTCCCCTTCTGGACCGACACCAAGAACGGCTACCTGCGCGTGCGCCGCTGCGCTCAGGCCCGGGCCATCGAAAACGAATGCTACGTGGCCATCTCCGGCTCCGTAGGCAACATCCCCAAGGTCGAAACCATGGGCATCCAGTACTCCCAGGCGGGCGTCTTCACCCCCTCCGATTTCTCTTTCCCCCACGACGCCATCGCCACGGAAACCACGCCCGGCAACGAAACCGCCGTTATCACCGACCTGGACATGGACCTCATCAAGGAACTTCGCGCCAAGGGCAGCGTCCGCAACGTGGAATGCCGCCGCACCGACCTCTACGACCTGTGCTGGATCTCCGAAGTCAAAATGGATTGAGCGTGGAGAGCGGACCGAAAAAAAGCGGCGGAGAGGCAAAGCCTCCCCGCCGCATGGCGTGCGAATCGGGAGAAAGCGCCTTCAGGCTTCCTCTTCACAGGCCCCGCAGGTGCAGACAGCCACACAGCCGCAGGGCAGGGTCTCTTCGAACCATTCCACTTCGATGGAAATCTTGGTTTTGGTGCCGTCATCCTTGGCCTTGCGCTTGGCCTCGAACTCCACGTTGACTTCGCAGGGCACGTCGATCACTTCGGTGGTCCCGTCCTCGGTGGTGAACTCTATCCTGCCGCTGGACAGGCCGGCGGCCACCTGCTTCAGCAGCATGCCCGCGTTGTAGGCGTAACGGGTCTCTTCCATCTTGGCCAACGTGTTCTTGCTCTTGGAACCCATCTCGCTTCTCCTTGAAGGTTGGTATCCACGTGGTGCCGCGGGCCGGCCCGGGCCGGGCGGTGTGACTGTCATCGTGCAGAATACAAGCCGCCCCGCCTTTTGTCGTGACAATTCAATGAACATCGTCCCGCTCCAGCGGAAAGGGGCGAAAAGGCCCGGAGCCAGGCTATTCGTCCGGCTGGTAGTAGACGTGCTGCCCGGTGGATTCCAGCACGCTGCGCCAGTAGTTGGAGCAGGTATCAATGCGTTTGCGCCCCCGCGTGACCAGGCCGAGGGGCATGTGCACGTAATGGCCGTTCCATTTGGAGACGACCATGGCCGTCTTGCCCGCCATGGCGGCGTGGACGGCGTTCTGGCCCAGAAATCCGCAGTAGATGCCGTCGTTGGAGTTGGCCGGCACGGAGCGGACCATGTAGCTGGGGTCGATGTACTTGAGGGTGTAGTCCAGCCCGGCCTTTTGCATGTACTGGTCGATCTCCTTGCGCAGCAGCCCGGTTATGTCGCCCAGCTTGATGTTGCCCGAAGGGTCGGTCTCGCCGGATTCCGGCAGCAGGTGCTGCCCGGCGCCCTCCGCCACCACCACCACGGCGTGCCCGCGCTTTTTCAGCCTGCGGTGCAGGGCCGTGAGGAAACCATGGGGGCCGGAGATCTCGAACTCGTCCTCCGGCACCAGCACGAAGTCCACGTCGCGCAGGGCCAGGGCGGACTGGGCCGCGATGAATCCCGCCTGCCGCCCCATGACCTTGACCAGCCCGATGCCGTTGGGAACGCCCAGGGCTTCGGTATGGG
Proteins encoded:
- the serS gene encoding serine--tRNA ligase encodes the protein MLDIRFVRKNPDVVREALAKRGSRLDLDEYEKLDARRREVIGEVEDLKQQRNASSKKVGLAKKEGQDAGPLLDSLGGLSDEIKRLDAEAKEIDSRVHEILMQIPNVPHESVPEGKDEDDNRVERTWGEPPEFDFEPRDHVDLGLALGGFDFERAAKIAGSRFCVLKGWAAALERALAAFMLDRQTAAGYTEVMPPVIVNSAAMTGTGQLPKFEEDLFKLRETDYWLIPTAEVPVTNLHAGETLDGSSLPLDYCAYTSCFRSEAGSYGKDTRGLIRMHQFNKVELVRFVHPDESYDRLEELTGHAEAILKELELPYRVATLCAGDLGFSAAKTYDLEVWLPGQNAYREISSCSNFEDFQARRAGIRCKIKGEKKSRLAHTLNGSGLAVGRTMVAILENHQRADGGVDIPQALRPYLGGRASIDPEG
- a CDS encoding bifunctional GNAT family N-acetyltransferase/carbon-nitrogen hydrolase family protein, with product MEENTAPETEHHDTDHKLRLRNLTMDDYDRVREVSGRVYRMVDKPYAPEEIAAMVRKFPEGQICIEDKGEVVAVALTMIVDFSVIGEEHTYFDVVGRDWALKRHDPEGDYLYGIEIFVDPDYQGMRLGRRLYDARKELCENMNLKGILLGGRIPGYRKHAEDFTPQQYIRKVKNRELHDPVLSFQLSNDFHIRRVLKGYWPEDSQSQGYAVLLEWVNVYYEKKTRLIGGTKSIARLGVVQWQMRRFEHFDDFMQQAEFFIDTVSDYGGDIILFPELFNAPLIHQFDDRHPVEAMRALAAHTEPMRESMLEMAVSYNINIVTGSVPELIDGHLYNVSYLCRRDGTWDAQYKLHITPDELHSWGLTGGGQLKVFETDVGKVGINICFDVEFPELARLQAAQGMRLLLVPFWTDTKNGYLRVRRCAQARAIENECYVAISGSVGNIPKVETMGIQYSQAGVFTPSDFSFPHDAIATETTPGNETAVITDLDMDLIKELRAKGSVRNVECRRTDLYDLCWISEVKMD
- a CDS encoding amphi-Trp domain-containing protein codes for the protein MGSKSKNTLAKMEETRYAYNAGMLLKQVAAGLSSGRIEFTTEDGTTEVIDVPCEVNVEFEAKRKAKDDGTKTKISIEVEWFEETLPCGCVAVCTCGACEEEA